The following nucleotide sequence is from Solanum dulcamara chromosome 7, daSolDulc1.2, whole genome shotgun sequence.
GGAAAAAAGACGAAAGATTCTGAATCTATCAATTCAAATCGGAGGGGTAACAGTAGCCAGAAGAGGGAAAGGGGCTTGCAGATTGAAGGATACTCCCTTGAAGGGATATCAATAGCAGGTCATGAGACGTGCATAATAGTTCCCACGCTTAACTTAGCCTTTGACATTGGCAAGTGTCCTCAGCGTGCCATCTCCCAGCAGTTCCTTTTCATCTCTCATGGCCACATGGACCACATAGGAGGACTACCTATGTATGTTGCGACTCGTTCCCTTTACAGAATGAAACCTCCCACTGTTATTGTACCAAAAGTAATCAAAGAAAGTGTAGAGAAGCTTTTTGAAGCTCACCGAGCTATGGATCACTCAGAATTGAACCATACTTTGATTGGTTTGGATGTGGGTAAAAATCTACTTGTATTGATTATATATACCTCTCCTAATTAGTTATTAAAAATTCTGAGTTAGCTCTTATTTCacaattttattgaatttgttTTTGCATACACAGGAGAAGAATTCTACTTGAGGAAGGATCTTAAAGTTAGAGCATTTAAGACTTATCATGTCATACCTAGCCAGGTTGAGTACTTTCCTTAATGCTCTGGGTTTCATTTGCATATTTTCCCTGTCCATGCTTCCTTTTTGCCGGTATTAAGTGGATTTGAAGCAAAAAAATGCGGTTTGTGCTTTCTACGAGAAGAAGCAGCTGCTACAGTAGGATGTTATGACCTTTGCATTTTGATCTCTACATATATTACTGATGTCTTTTTGAGGTTTTAATCACCTGGTTTTTATGATGCAGGGTTATATAGTATATTCAGTGAAGCAGAAGCTTAAGCAAGAATATGTTGGCCTTACAGGAGAAGAGATTAAGAAGTTAAAGTTATCAGGTGTGGAGGTCTGTCATGATATCATAGTCGAATATAAATTTATCCGATTGCATTTTTTTCTTAAGGCTGGTTTGAATTCCAACCCAAGGGGTCTTGGATTTTGAAAGCCATTTTTGGTGGATTTCAACTTCTTGTGGTTTGAGAAGTTTTtaccttttattttcttgataacAGGTTGTCTAGTCAGCTTGTGCACACCTTGACTATTCCACCTACCTACTACCTTCCACTAGCACAAATACCTTTTTAGCTCTGCCCACCAAAGCTTAATTAGATGGggagaaatcacctagtgttgtCTTTGCCGGAAGTTGAACCTTGCTCTCCTAGGTTTTTACTCACTTAGTTGGTGCTAGGCCTTGGGTGCAACTTTTTGTGGTTTGAGAAGTTGTACACTTGTTTCCATTATTTTCTCGAAAACCTAGATCAGTCGTTGCTTCAAAAGTACTTTATTGTGTTTGCTAATGCTCTACGTAAACATCcatcaaaatgtgacacttcATGGCACTAAGGTTTTGTAGCCTGGGTGACGCTATTATTTTGTTgcttggtcataacttttcttttaaagtAATATGGAACTAGAGTTTCGTAGAGAGAAGAGATGACAGGTTCGAGCGAACATAAATGAAAAATGGGAAATTGACTATGCGGTTCACTTCTAAAATATCTGAGCTCTTTATATGGTGTTGATACAAATAGCGACTCAATAACCCGGTACAAGAGCCCAATACATTTTCCAACACCCTAAGTAATTAAGTTACATTGTGGATAGCAGAATGATTAAAACTAATTGTACAGTTATTAAACTAAATGGTATGAGTCATCCAATCCTACTCCCACTCCCACTCCCCTAGTCGGGGGGATCTGAATTCTGAAGTAACGCCCAACTTGGACAAAATGGATTAATTGTGAGGACCGGGTAGGGCCTTTGTAAAAATATCTGCAAGATGAAGCAAGGAAGGCACATAATGAAGTCAAATAAGCCCATTCAAGGTCCAGTCACAGACAAAACTTAATCCACCCTATATGCTTTCTATGCTCGTCAAATATCAGGGTCTCGACAATGTGAATGAAAGCCTCTCTATCGCAATATACAATCTCTTTACATCCTTTTCCCTTTTATATTTTAGCTGAATGTGTCTGCCCcttctccatgaggtagtggtaaggtctgcgtacatcctactctccccagaccccacttgtgggattccactgggtatgttgttgttgttgttgtgtctGCCTCTTCTCCATCTTTTCACCATTCTGTACATCTTGGTTCTggtaagcttcatggtgttggAGAGTTCCGTTGCTGGGAAAAACAGCCAAAGAATCTTTATACTATAAAAATAACTATTGTCTTACTTTCTTCCTTCTTTGTTTGTTACTTTTCTCTTTTCTGTACCAATGGGATGcccatgtattttttaaaaactttggACCAATTTGAGGATTTAATCCTCTTTTGTCTTTTTTATGGCTTTCACTGTTTGTATGCTTTTACATTGAGCAATTCCTTTCTGCCAAAGGTGCACCCTGCACCTGTGCAGCATTTTTTGGTATATAATCTTGCACAAGAATGCATCTGCAACAAACTTCCTGCGTATCTTATGTATCAGTATGACAAAGATTAGCTTCGGTTTTTGACAGATCACATACACTACAACTGCACCTGAAATTGCATTTACAGGAGATACAATGTCAGACTTTATTAAGGATCCCAAAAATGTTGATGTTTTGAGGGCAAAAATCCTCATAATGGAGGTAAATTCCCTGTCTTTAACACCTGCTAAAAATGTACCTCATCTGAAACAGGACACTCAATTTCTGTGATTCAATGTCGCTATTTTTTTTTCCCTTGAAAGAATATTTTCAGAATGAGGTTTATGTGTGGTTTTTCTACTTCCAGTCTATATCTAATATATACTATCTGGACTtctaatgactccagtatctttcttaaattttagCAAACACTTCAGGGAGGATGACATAAGGCCTTGAGGTCCACTATTTGATTTTTAACATTCTTACTGCATATCTTGTTATCTTCAACTTATGACACTTTCCTGAGTTAATTTTTAGTAGGTCTCCTACACATTTTCTGTATAATCCAACTATATCAAGAGCATGAATTCATCAACTTATGGAGTTAACAAAGTTGCTGACTTGTATGTATCACTTATCCTTATGACGACAACACAATTGGATTAACTAATTAGCCTATTCATCTTTTACTAATAACTTACTCTTGGATTAGTATCATTACTTGTGCTCAGTCTTATGCAAATAGCATCATAGCTGGTACAATACAATTAGCAGTGGGAAGATCTTTTGTTAATTTGCCTTTCCAACATTACTGGTTCCAGAGATAAGTTCTTCTTTGTGATTATTCTCCAGAGCACTTACGTGGAGGACAAAATGACAGGTGATAATGCAAGAGAATATGGACATACTCATCTGTCTGAGGTGGTTCTTTCTGCATCAATTCCTGATATCCCTGTTTATTAACCCCAAGATTTTACTGGAAGATAGAAAACTAAAATCCTGAATGCGTTATAAAATTATTTAGGAGTCTGATGTACTATTCTTTATGCTTTGATGACATCCTACCAGATTATCAATTTCGCAGACATGTTTCAGAATAAAGCAATCCTTTTAATCCACTTTTCGGCCCGCTATCAGTTGGATGTAAGTCtggttctctctctctctctttctctctctcttgaCGCACACACCAAACCCTGACCAAATCTAAACCAAGTATCCTAGATTCAGAACTTCTTCCTAGATTCAGAACTTCTAGAAACTACTCTTGTTGAGTTTCTTATAAAGTCCAGCAATATTTCCTCGTTCACGGGATGGCATACTCTCAAGTTTTTACTCTCTGTACTTTTATATTTGTTTGTGGAAAAATGGTAACTAGGATAGAAATGGAATTCAACTGTGTTTAATTTCTTATGCCTGTCTTCACTATGTTGGTAGTAAGTAGTAACTATCCACTTGTGGTCTTTtttcattctctcaaaaaccAATTAATAGCCCATTTagtaatttttatcatttggTTTTACAACATTAGTACTTCCGATCAATGTTTTGGAACCCTTGAAAGTGTGTTAGGAAAGTGGGGATTCCTACCATTTCGTGTTCCTAAGGTTTATCAATTAATCGATCTTTCCCCTAGTAGAGAAAGGACCTGATTCTAGGACTAACTTGGTTCATTGCTTTTGTACCGTTCTAACAAAAAATTTCACTATCAGGTTATTCAGGAGGCTATTTCTGCAATACCTCCGCCTTTGGCAGGCAGAGTTTTTGCGCTTACAGAAGGCTTTTGATGCAAGGCCAAATCTACGTATGAGCTTCTTCGGACATTTCCATTTTCTCTCCCCTATGATTTGGCTTATTTCACTAATGATGAAGGAAAAGTGTTGCCATGGAAGCTAGCTAATTGTAGTTAAAATTAAGCCAGATCCAGTTCAATCTGATTTACAATGGTCCTTCGGGGACATCTGATAGATTTTTGGGGAAATCTGATTTGTATTTAATCTTTATTTGGAATAATCTGTTTTGTATTTAACCAAAATAGCAATGAATCTGATGACTCAGTTGGAAACTATAATCTTGATGGCTAAGCCTCAACACCTcatctattttatatttttgaaagagaaagaagaatggtGTATAATTAATATTACATCCTTAAtgtattaattttctttttccatCCAAGTATAGGTGCAAATAAAGTGCACCTGGCAAAAGATCTTTCACCTCCAAGAACTTGGCAAACTGGGCGGAGCTAGGGACTTTTAATGGAGTTGGGGGTATTGGGATATTTTTTATGAGTTGGAGCAAACTCTGAGTGCAAATGTCAAAAGACATAAGGAGATTTATTATTTGGAAGTCACATAAAAATTAATGTTTTgtaacatgccaaaaaaagataAATGATAGTAGTTGGCAATTTTATTGCAGATAAGAGGACATGTAAACGCATTCACATATCTAAGAATAGTATGGACATATTAATCCGTCGATGACATTTGAATAAATCATGACACACAGGGGGAAAAAATTAGAATAGAGAAaagttattaaaatatatttatggaCAAGATAATATATATTGCTATGATGCTGGCGCTACTATTTTCTTATGAAATATTAATTATCTAAATCATAATTAGAATCTTAGTTTAATCAATTAaatcttaattattaattttcatgTATGCCTTCACTCGATTTCCTCGGTGACTCT
It contains:
- the LOC129895998 gene encoding nuclear ribonuclease Z isoform X1, encoding MEGKKTKDSESINSNRRGNSSQKRERGLQIEGYSLEGISIAGHETCIIVPTLNLAFDIGKCPQRAISQQFLFISHGHMDHIGGLPMYVATRSLYRMKPPTVIVPKVIKESVEKLFEAHRAMDHSELNHTLIGLDVGEEFYLRKDLKVRAFKTYHVIPSQGYIVYSVKQKLKQEYVGLTGEEIKKLKLSGVEITYTTTAPEIAFTGDTMSDFIKDPKNVDVLRAKILIMESTYVEDKMTGDNAREYGHTHLSEIINFADMFQNKAILLIHFSARYQLDVIQEAISAIPPPLAGRVFALTEGF
- the LOC129895998 gene encoding nuclear ribonuclease Z isoform X2; this translates as MEGKKTKDSESINSNRRGNSSQKRERGLQIEGYSLEGISIAGHETCIIVPTLNLAFDIGKCPQRAISQQFLFISHGHMDHIGGLPMYVATRSLYRMKPPTVIVPKVIKESVEKLFEAHRAMDHSELNHTLIGLDVGEEFYLRKDLKVRAFKTYHVIPSQGYIVYSVKQKLKQEYVGLTGEEIKKLKLSGDTMSDFIKDPKNVDVLRAKILIMESTYVEDKMTGDNAREYGHTHLSEIINFADMFQNKAILLIHFSARYQLDVIQEAISAIPPPLAGRVFALTEGF